In a single window of the Arachis hypogaea cultivar Tifrunner chromosome 6, arahy.Tifrunner.gnm2.J5K5, whole genome shotgun sequence genome:
- the LOC112695850 gene encoding CASP-like protein 1E1, producing the protein MGSSSVEGGGLQSNVKVVERAILMGTTRRPCEVVVRLLGLFLTLVATIIVGVDKETKIISYAGIDFKATAKWEYLSATVFLLVSNAIACSYAAASLVMLEMAKRRRNDNNDVLSTSVVEFGVTVMDLVMMGLLFSANGAAAAVGVIAQNGNSHIQWMKVCNVFDAYCRHMTAAFLLSFFASVSFLFMVLFSLVKLHYYKFST; encoded by the exons ATGGGCAGTAGTAGTGTGGAAGGTGGAGGACTGCAAAGCAACGTCAAGGTTGTGGAGAGGGCAATACTAATGGGCACGACACGGCGGCCTTGCGAGGTCGTCGTGCGCCTTCTTGGGCTCTTTCTTACTCTTGTTGCCACCATCATTGTTGGTGTTGATAAAGAGACTAAGATCATTTCCTATGCTGGTATCGACTTCAAGGCCACTGCTAAGTGGGAATACCTGTCTGCTACCGT ATTTTTGTTGGTGTCAAATGCCATAGCATGCTCGTATGCAGCTGCATCTTTGGTGATGTTGGAGAtggcaaaaagaagaagaaacgatAATAATGATGTGTTATCTACTTCAGTAGTAGAGTTTGGTGTAACGGTGATGGACCTTGTAATGATGGGACTGTTATTCTCAGCAAATGGTGCTGCTGCTGCTGTGGGAGTAATCGCACAGAACGGAAACTCCCACATTCAATGGATGAAAGTTTGCAATGTCTTTGATGCATATTGTCGCCACATGACCGCTGCATTTCTCCTCTCTTTCTTTGCATCCGTTTCCTTCCTCTTCATGGTTCTTTTCTCTCTGGTCAAACTCCATTATTACAAGTTTTCTACTTAG
- the LOC112695851 gene encoding uncharacterized protein, whose product MKKNEGVNARMRKRKNYSGNVKSDKSHYNPTLIKKQKEFYKNAKNIKKFKKMLKQQTEQTDPSSAQKLMIENDGAVMKENKGESEKRRNGLEELYRKKHEEKERERMEREAALMAKKEEREEAQARRKALRDKMLKKTRKGQPLMKYRIQHLLDTIQVSTQIKPSKSP is encoded by the exons ATGAAGAAGAACGAGGGAGTCAACGCGAGAATGAGAAAGAGGAAGAACTATTCCGGCAATGTGAAATCCGATAAAAGTCATTACAACCCTACTCTCATAA AGAAGCAAAAAGAATTCTACAAGAATGCGAAGAATATAAAGAAGTTTAAGAAGATGTTAAAGCAGCAAACGGAGCAAACCGATCCTTCCTCGGCACAGAAACTGATGATCGAG AACGATGGAGCTgtgatgaaagagaataagggCGAGAGTGAGAAGAGGAGGAATGGTTTGGAAGAATTGTACAGAAAGAAGcatgaagagaaagagagagaaagaatggAAAGAGAGGCAGCTTTGATGGCTaagaaggaagagagagaagaggccCAAGCCAGAAGAAAAGCTCTGCGTGACAAAATGCTTAAGAAAACCAGAAAAGGGCAACCTCTTATGAAATACAGAATTCAGCATCTTTTGGATACTATTCAAGTCTCAACTCAAATCAAACCATCCAAATCTCCTTGA